In one window of Tubulanus polymorphus chromosome 3, tnTubPoly1.2, whole genome shotgun sequence DNA:
- the LOC141901333 gene encoding muskelin-like isoform X2 has protein sequence MASSRECDVLKYTVHKWSTYSSSYFPENILCNNPNDQTSRWSSDSNEPPQFLLLKLEQPCIVKTITFGKYEKTHVCNLKKFKVFGGLTDDNMLELLESGLKNDHQEETFYLKHTIEENSFPCKYIKIVPIQSWGPSFNFSIWYVQLNGICDSSVVKPCMNWYNTFREREAIRLCLKHFRQHHYIEAYETLKQKTKIALEDPLLTELYNHLVLQGDFRQCEQLLQRANEEGMFNHYISQQDYKPKWIALEPSQPVHSRNLRETSADNRPGMRGGHQMSIDIATETMYLFGGWDGTQDLADLWSYHVPTQQWTCISKNTEEESGPSARSCHKMCIHHERRQVFTLGRYLDTAMRNKDNLKSDFYMYDIESGRWTLITEDTAAMGGPNLVFDHQMVIDTACNTIYVFGGKEISLGNEGERSPDPVFSGLFCYHIPTNTWNKICDDGEHIKSRIGHSMLFHPVHRLLYVFAGQRQKEYLSDFFSYNVDTGEITTLVGAGRKDGGNLPAAGFTQRATIDPELDEIHVLSGLSKDKDKRDMKNSFWVYDIPKNKWSCIYKNDNSGNGANTQKSVIQPVPRFAHQLVYDHIHKIHYLFGGNPGKDSLPKMRLDDFWALKLSRPSKDQLLQKCLYLIRKQEFQEVAASEPMQALQYLQTSLAETVDHTDLDDARELHKNGYSGIQTH, from the exons ATGGCGAGCTCGCGCGAATGcgatgttttgaaatatacCGTACATAAATGGTCTACGTACTCGTCCAGTTACTTCCCGGA GAATATATTGTGTAATAACCCAAATGACCAGACATCAAGGTGGTCATCGGATTCTAATGAACCTCCTCAG TTCCTATTGCTGAAGTTAGAACAGCCGTGCATTGTCAAAACCATCACTTTCGGAAAGTATGAAAAAACTCACGTTTGCAATCTGAAGAAATTCAAAGTATTCGGAGGCCTTACCGATGACAATATGCTCGAACTGTTAGAAAG TGGTTTGAAAAATGACCACCAGGAAGAAACTTTCTACCTCAAACACACGATCGAAGAAAACAGCTTTCCTTGTAAATACATCAAAATCG TACCTATTCAATCTTGGGGCCCGAGTTTCAACTTCAGTATTTGGTATGTGCAATTAAATGGTATCTGTGACTCCTCAGTTGTAAAACCTTGTATGAACTGGTACAATACG TTCAGAGAACGGGAAGCGATTCGATTGtgtttgaaacattttcgACAACATCACTACATCGAAGCGTACGAAACGTTGAAACAGAAAACGAAGATCGCGCTCGAAGATCCACTTCTGACTGAATTATACAATCATTTG GTGCTTCAAGGCGATTTTAGGCAATGTGAACAATTATTACAGCGAGCTAATGAAG AGGGCATGTTTAATCACTATATTAGTCAACAAGATTACAAACCGAAATGGATCGCTTTGGAACCTTCTCAGCCTGTTCACTCAA GGAATTTAAGGGAAACTTCAGCTGATAATCGACCTGGAATGAGAGGTGGCCATCAAATGAGTATCGACATAGCAACTG aaacAATGTATTTATTCGGTGGTTGGGATGGAACGCAAGACCTGGCTGATCTATGGTCGTATCATGTACCGACGCAACAGTGGACTTGTATATCAAAAAATACAGAAGAGGAG tcCGGTCCATCTGCCCGGTCGTGTCATAAAATGTGTATTCACCACGAGCGTCGACAGGTCTTTACGTTGGGTCGTTATCTCGATACGGcgatgagaaataaagataatctCAAA AGTGATTTCTATATGTACGATATCGAAAGTGGCCGATGGACGTTGATTACGGAAGATACTGCTGCAATGGGTGGGCCTAATTTAGTATTTGATCACCAGATGGTGATCGATACAGCGTGTAACACTATTTATGTATTCGGAGGAAAGGAAATATCACT GGGTAATGAAGGTGAGCGCAGTCCAGACCCAGTATTCAGCGGTTTATTCTGTTATCATATACCAACAAATACGTGGAACAAGATCTGTGATGATGGCGAACATATTAAGTCGAGGATTGGACATTCAATGCTTTTCCATCCA GTTCATCGTTTGCTCTACGTATTTGCCGGCCAGCGACAGAAGGAATATCTAAGCGACTTCTTTTCGTACAATGTGGACACTGGTGAAATCACGACGTTAGTCGGAGCCGGAAGAAAGGACGGCGGAAACT TACCAGCTGCCGGTTTCACACAGCGTGCTACAATTGATCCAGAGTTGgatgaaatacatgtactttCA GGTTTGAGTAAAGACAAGGATAAACGGGACATGAAGAATTCGTTTTGGGTATATGATATCcctaaaaataaatg GTCGTGTATTTATAAGAATGACAATAGCGGTAATGGAGCGAATACTCAGAAGTCAGTCATACAACCGGTTCCGCGGTTTGCTCATCAGTTGGTGTATGATCACATACACAAAATACATTATCTATTCGGTGGCAATCCGGGGAAAGATAGTTTGCCTAAGATGAGACTTGACGATTTCTGGGCGTTAAAG TTGTCGAGGCCTTCGAAGGATCAATTATTACAGAAATGTCTTTACCTAATTCGCAAGCAGGAATTTCAGGAAGTCGCCGCCTCTGAACCGATGCAAGCTTTACAGTATTTACAAACGAGTTTAGCAGAGACGGTCGACCACACTGACCTTGACGATGCCCGAGAA ctACACAAAAATGGATA
- the LOC141901333 gene encoding muskelin-like isoform X1 translates to MASSRECDVLKYTVHKWSTYSSSYFPENILCNNPNDQTSRWSSDSNEPPQFLLLKLEQPCIVKTITFGKYEKTHVCNLKKFKVFGGLTDDNMLELLESGLKNDHQEETFYLKHTIEENSFPCKYIKIVPIQSWGPSFNFSIWYVQLNGICDSSVVKPCMNWYNTFREREAIRLCLKHFRQHHYIEAYETLKQKTKIALEDPLLTELYNHLVLQGDFRQCEQLLQRANEEGMFNHYISQQDYKPKWIALEPSQPVHSRNLRETSADNRPGMRGGHQMSIDIATETMYLFGGWDGTQDLADLWSYHVPTQQWTCISKNTEEESGPSARSCHKMCIHHERRQVFTLGRYLDTAMRNKDNLKSDFYMYDIESGRWTLITEDTAAMGGPNLVFDHQMVIDTACNTIYVFGGKEISLGNEGERSPDPVFSGLFCYHIPTNTWNKICDDGEHIKSRIGHSMLFHPVHRLLYVFAGQRQKEYLSDFFSYNVDTGEITTLVGAGRKDGGNLPAAGFTQRATIDPELDEIHVLSGLSKDKDKRDMKNSFWVYDIPKNKWSCIYKNDNSGNGANTQKSVIQPVPRFAHQLVYDHIHKIHYLFGGNPGKDSLPKMRLDDFWALKLSRPSKDQLLQKCLYLIRKQEFQEVAASEPMQALQYLQTSLAETVDHTDLDDAREFQLLASMLFKDPNEEVTAGTSMDVDDDVSSHFSSRTSLFDILVSFFPDSMTQPKGNLIDLISVS, encoded by the exons ATGGCGAGCTCGCGCGAATGcgatgttttgaaatatacCGTACATAAATGGTCTACGTACTCGTCCAGTTACTTCCCGGA GAATATATTGTGTAATAACCCAAATGACCAGACATCAAGGTGGTCATCGGATTCTAATGAACCTCCTCAG TTCCTATTGCTGAAGTTAGAACAGCCGTGCATTGTCAAAACCATCACTTTCGGAAAGTATGAAAAAACTCACGTTTGCAATCTGAAGAAATTCAAAGTATTCGGAGGCCTTACCGATGACAATATGCTCGAACTGTTAGAAAG TGGTTTGAAAAATGACCACCAGGAAGAAACTTTCTACCTCAAACACACGATCGAAGAAAACAGCTTTCCTTGTAAATACATCAAAATCG TACCTATTCAATCTTGGGGCCCGAGTTTCAACTTCAGTATTTGGTATGTGCAATTAAATGGTATCTGTGACTCCTCAGTTGTAAAACCTTGTATGAACTGGTACAATACG TTCAGAGAACGGGAAGCGATTCGATTGtgtttgaaacattttcgACAACATCACTACATCGAAGCGTACGAAACGTTGAAACAGAAAACGAAGATCGCGCTCGAAGATCCACTTCTGACTGAATTATACAATCATTTG GTGCTTCAAGGCGATTTTAGGCAATGTGAACAATTATTACAGCGAGCTAATGAAG AGGGCATGTTTAATCACTATATTAGTCAACAAGATTACAAACCGAAATGGATCGCTTTGGAACCTTCTCAGCCTGTTCACTCAA GGAATTTAAGGGAAACTTCAGCTGATAATCGACCTGGAATGAGAGGTGGCCATCAAATGAGTATCGACATAGCAACTG aaacAATGTATTTATTCGGTGGTTGGGATGGAACGCAAGACCTGGCTGATCTATGGTCGTATCATGTACCGACGCAACAGTGGACTTGTATATCAAAAAATACAGAAGAGGAG tcCGGTCCATCTGCCCGGTCGTGTCATAAAATGTGTATTCACCACGAGCGTCGACAGGTCTTTACGTTGGGTCGTTATCTCGATACGGcgatgagaaataaagataatctCAAA AGTGATTTCTATATGTACGATATCGAAAGTGGCCGATGGACGTTGATTACGGAAGATACTGCTGCAATGGGTGGGCCTAATTTAGTATTTGATCACCAGATGGTGATCGATACAGCGTGTAACACTATTTATGTATTCGGAGGAAAGGAAATATCACT GGGTAATGAAGGTGAGCGCAGTCCAGACCCAGTATTCAGCGGTTTATTCTGTTATCATATACCAACAAATACGTGGAACAAGATCTGTGATGATGGCGAACATATTAAGTCGAGGATTGGACATTCAATGCTTTTCCATCCA GTTCATCGTTTGCTCTACGTATTTGCCGGCCAGCGACAGAAGGAATATCTAAGCGACTTCTTTTCGTACAATGTGGACACTGGTGAAATCACGACGTTAGTCGGAGCCGGAAGAAAGGACGGCGGAAACT TACCAGCTGCCGGTTTCACACAGCGTGCTACAATTGATCCAGAGTTGgatgaaatacatgtactttCA GGTTTGAGTAAAGACAAGGATAAACGGGACATGAAGAATTCGTTTTGGGTATATGATATCcctaaaaataaatg GTCGTGTATTTATAAGAATGACAATAGCGGTAATGGAGCGAATACTCAGAAGTCAGTCATACAACCGGTTCCGCGGTTTGCTCATCAGTTGGTGTATGATCACATACACAAAATACATTATCTATTCGGTGGCAATCCGGGGAAAGATAGTTTGCCTAAGATGAGACTTGACGATTTCTGGGCGTTAAAG TTGTCGAGGCCTTCGAAGGATCAATTATTACAGAAATGTCTTTACCTAATTCGCAAGCAGGAATTTCAGGAAGTCGCCGCCTCTGAACCGATGCAAGCTTTACAGTATTTACAAACGAGTTTAGCAGAGACGGTCGACCACACTGACCTTGACGATGCCCGAGAA
- the LOC141902907 gene encoding tetratricopeptide repeat protein 5-like, protein MAANDEANAANPSLNSKFDEATAAVDSLYDFRDHYFGNHGLDKAINKNYDVENEMRKTLIVLDNLKDAVRSKAKYLMLKGKALNVQQEFSADAFEALSKSVKLEPSLVEAWNQLGECYWKRNAIIDAQNCFLGALAQAKNKVSLRSLSMVMRQFKENQHQNILDSVEKAKEAVQMDVKDGTSWFVLGNAYLSLFFCASGQSPTVLKQCMSAYAQAERDIIASCNPDLHYNRAIAYKYQEEYQLSLIGFARATALDPVRPEPNEKRNALIDYLSRLTDLINTKGKLKAKKLQSFASSITDNDLGPLKGSSLEQVLFNNVKEEKNKNSVICGKVVCSLTTDDPVPFTFCMIDKNEECIAVTVYNIAVGCGVKIGDTVTIPEPTLLNHAVLHNDKEFVFRNIRVDSPVNLVVNGRKLGTEKQAPTYLQCSTVSE, encoded by the exons atggcggccaacGACGAGGCTAATGCCGCTAATCCATCCTTAAATAGCAAATTTGACGAAGCAACG GCAGCGGTTGACAGTTTATACGATTTTAGAGACCATTATTTTGGTAATCACGGCCTGGACAAAGCTATCAATAAGAATTACgatgtagaaaatgaaatgagaaaGACCTTAATCGTTCTGGACAATTTGAAAG ACGCAGTGCGCAGTAAAGCTAAATACTTGATGCTGAAAGGAAAAGCGTTGAACGTACAACAGGAATTCAGCGCCGATGCGTTCGAAGCGTTGTCGAAAAGCGTGAAACTGGAACCGAGTCTGGTCGAAGCGTGGAACCAACTCGGCGAATGTTACTGGAAACGAAACGCGATTATCGATGCTCAGAATTGTTTTCTCGGCGCCTTAGCCCAG GCAAAAAATAAAGTATCATTGCGCAGTCTATCAATGGTGATGAGACAATTTAAAGAAAACCAACACCAGAATATTTTAGATAGTGTCGAAAAAGCCAAGGAAGCCGTTCAAATGGATGTTAAAGATGGAACATCTTGGT TCGTATTGGGAAATGCCTATCTATCGTTGTTTTTTTGTGCGAGTGGACAGAGTCCAACTGTTCTCAAGCAATGTATGAGTGCTTACGCTCAAGCA GAAAGAGACATTATTGCAAGCTGTAATCCAGATTTACATTACAATCGTGCTATA GCGTATAAATATCAGGAGGAGTATCAGCTATCGTTGATAGGATTTGCTCGAGCTACCGCGCTTGATCCAGTACGCCCGGAACCTAACGAAAAACGAAATGCTTTGATCGATTATCTCAGTCGATTAACCGATCTTATTAATACAAAG GGTAAACTCAAAGCCAAGAAACTTCAATCATTCGCGAGTTCGATAACTGATAATGACCTCGGACCGCTTAAAGGAAGTTCGCTGGAGCAAGTTCTCTTCAACAATGTGAAAGAAGAGAAGAATAAGAATTCAGTAATCTGTGGGAAAGTTGTTTGTAGTTTAACTACCGATGATCCTGTACCTTT CACATTTTGTATGATCGATAAAAATGAAGAGTGTATCGCGGTGACGGTGTATAACATCGCTGTAGGGTGCGGTGTAAAAATAGGCGATACCGTCACCATACCCGAACCGACGTTACTCAACCACGCAGTATTACACAATGATAAG GAATTCGTATTTCGAAATATTCGCGTGGACAGTCCTGTGAATTTAGTCGTGAACGGACGAAAGCTCGGAACGGAAAAACAAGCGCCGACATACCTGCAGTGTAGCACCGTCAGCGAATAG
- the LOC141902905 gene encoding uncharacterized protein LOC141902905, with translation MDYFSQAKTVGGGGGGVRAAFGPMVFFANHPNLASLLTISLTINNAKKSPSPKLQPQVIKCRELIFTEPDIIASPELGDENRIYLIMQRKLYETGRLQAKFQKMSLDASKPLPVIAACYKTCLMYTLLAKLAPNWNKVGSLLVQGRDFMNYSQKLAAIKMDMNINSSELYLSLDAAVIRLPLISIEDLEICRPVLDEFFQNENGTIHEYSIDRQWCHVLPSMKKGQVVKVVRQLPADCPYKSYKDLKRHWKNFYGYRLPEVECSYYLQVYFQPLPDKLFTYPVYCIRQRDVIHFPRQNPHSIIQAFLRDLHQRVPTVCGIEMTFKPRGQFLTNTLNQACSDNVTVNMTPKPPLVGLPVTVNRSVSVPVFETRTKGFISQTAAFRERPGVDNRTNEVGKLHTSLQRSASEGEVGTHQPVPTVGSNRPDPGSFLASQTDRSRTGGYLGQGGYYKSNRIVNTAESRVNPAVIPCNYHPLQPGPRENNDDISTENESSARKIQRGMDIKASRENGPSIIQNQTRDQNLSASQKMIPKFRPAIKMSIRVKPRQEAKRIIPQFKTVKKPNPTVTTCVPGVQIGVQGKLQSRSDISIRERPAAENVDHRNNRSKEVTQETASMKQIVDEMFVGMQQTSAIKRMADSTSDGCSKPPAAKKPRQKPVIDSSIDVKHLANNHQLNKVNTATLVAWMKEQGIVYKSKDKKADLMNKVNEFLNIKASEQ, from the exons ATGGATTATTTTTCGCAAGCTAAGACGGtaggtggtggtggtggtggtgtgAGAGCAGCATTCGGTCCGATGGTGTTCTTCGCAAACCATCCGAATTTAGCGTCTTTACTCACGATTTCGTTGACTATCAATAACGCAAAGAAATCTCCGTCGCCTAAACTTCAGCCGCAAGTGATAAAATGCAG GGAACTTATATTCACCGAGCCCGATATCATAGCATCCCCTGAACTCGGAGACGAAAACAGAATTTATCTGATTATGCAG CGAAAACTTTACGAAACCGGACGACTTCAAGCAAAATTCCAGAAGATGTCTTTGGAC gcATCGAAACCTCTGCCTGTTATAGCGGCGTGCTATAAAACCTGCCTAATGTACACCTTACTCGCGAAATTGGCGCCGAACTGGAATAAAGTGGGATCTCTTTTAGTACAAG GTCGAGACTTCATGAACTATAGCCAGAAATTAGCAGCGATAA AAATGGATATGAACATTAATAGCAGTGAATTGTATCTATCCCTTGATGCGGCAGTGATTCGTTTGCCTCTGATTTCG atAGAGGATTTGGAGATTTGTCGACCGGTTTTAGACGAGTTCTTTCAGAATGAAAACGGTACTATTCACGAATATTCCATAGACAGACAGTGGTGCCACGTTTTGCCCAG TATGAAGAAAGGACAGGTAGTAAAAGTGGTACGTCAACTGCCGGCCGATTGCCCGTACAAATCGTACAAAGATCTCAAAAGGCACTGGAAAAATTTT taTGGATATCGTCTACCGGAAGTGGAATGTAGTTATTACTTACAAGTTTACTTTCAACCTTTACCAGACAAATTATTTAC TTATCCCGTGTACTGTATCAGACAAAGGGATGTTATTCATTTTCCGCGTCAGAATCCACACTCGATCATCCAAGCATTCCTACGCGATCTACATCAGAGAGTGCCGACAGTGTGCGGTATCGAAATGACGTTCAAACCGAGGGGACAGTTCCTGACTAACACGCTGAATCAA GCTTGTAGCGATAACGTTACTGTGAATATGACGCCGAAGCCACCACTGGTGGGGCTGCCTGTTACCGTCAACCGCTCCGTCTCTGTACCGGTATTCGAAACTCGGACCAAAGGGTTCATATCACAGACCGCTGCTTTTAGAGAACGACCAGGCGTCGATAACCGAACTAACGAAGTTGGGAAATTGCACACGAGTTTGCAGAGGTCGGCGTCAGAAGGGGAAGTCGGAACGCATCAACCCGTACCGACAGTCGGGTCGAATCGTCCGGACCCCGGATCGTTCCTTGCCTCGCAAACGGATCGATCGAGAACCGGGGGATACCTGGGTCAAGGGGGCTACTATAAATCAAATCGGATTGTTAACACAGCCGAGAgccgcgtaaatcccgcggtAATCCCCTGTAATTACCACCCGCTGCAACCGGGCCCGCGAGAAAATAACGACGATATTTCCACCGAGAACGAATCGTCTGCCAGGAAAATCCAACGTGGAATGGATATTAAGGCATCGCGGGAAAACGGTCCGAGTATAATTCAGAATCAAACACGTGACCAGAATTTATCCGCTTCTCAGAAAATGATACCGAAATTCAGACCCGCGATAAAAATGTCGATTCGCGTTAAACCCAGACAGGAGGCGAAGAGGATCATCCCTCAATTCAAGACAGTGAAAAAACCGAATCCAACAGTTACTACATGCGTTCCCGGCGTTCAGATCGGAGTCCAAGGTAAACTGCAGTCACGATCTGATATTTCGATTCGAGAACGACCCGCTGCAGAGAACGTCGATCATAGAAACAATCGGTCTAAGGAAGTGACGCAAGAAACGGCGTCCATGAAGCAAATCGTGGACGAGATGTTCGTCGGAATGCAGCAAACGTCTGCTATCAAAAGAATG gcTGACAGTACGTCAGACGGATGTTCTAAACCACCGGCGGCGAAGAAACCTCGGCAAAAACCAGTCATCGATTCATCAATTGATGTCAAACATTTGGCCAACAATCACCAG ttgaataaagTGAATACGGCAACGCTCGTCGCATGGATGAAAGAACAAGGGATCGTTTACAAATCGAAGGACAAGAAGGCCGATCTAATGAACAAAGTCAACGAATTCTTAAACATCAAAGCGTCCGAACAATAA